From the Candidatus Palauibacter australiensis genome, the window GTTCGAAGCCACCGGGACGGTCGAGGAGCCGCGGGTCCGCCGCTTCCCCGAGTACATGGAGGGACTCTTCCCCCTCTCCCGGGAACTGGACTTCGAGGTCATTCCCACCGCCGGGTGGACCGAGCCGATGTCGGACTTCCGGGCCGCCTACCTCGACGCCTATTCGCGTGACCCCGACCGGGCCGCGGGCTGGGCGGAATACCGGGCGGCCGCGGACGCTTCAGCCGAGGCACTCGCCGCGGGCGCGGCGGACGACCCGCGCTGGATCCACACCGATGCCTACGACGAGGCCTACGACATCCGCATGCGGACGTACGCCCGCCTCTTCGATGCGGACCTGGGCCCCGGGGGGTGGGACGCGATCAACGCCTCGCACTGGGCGTACATCGAGGCCGGACTCGACCGGCATCGGGGCGAGGGCGTCCGCTTCCTCCTCACCTACGGCGCGGGACACAAGGGCCCGTTCCTCCGCGAACTCCGGCAGCGCGACGACATCGTGCTCCTCGACGTGGCGCCGTTCCTCGACCGGATCGAAGCGGCTGCCCCAACGCGGCCGCGCGCCCCGCGTCGTCCCTCTACCGACCCGGTCTTCGATTCGTCGGAGCACCGGGATCTTTCCGAGCGGCTGCTGTCCGTCGGAGGTGGCTTCTTCACGCCGGACGGCGGTCTCGTTGTGGTGGACCGCACCGAGATCTACATCGTCGACATGGCGTCCGGGGAGCATCGAGTAGTGGGGCGCCAGGGAGAGGGGCCGGAGGAATTCGGCCACATACAGCGGGCGGTTCGCACGTCGGAGGGTGTCACCGTTAGCGACTACCTCAGGCGTCGTATCGTGTCGATTGGCCACGATGGCGATTTTGGCCACTCACAAAGCTACCTGGATGTTCCGCTCAACAGCCTTCAACCGGGGCTGGTAGCCCGTCATCCAGACGGCAGCACGGTCTTCCGCGACAGAGTCGACAACACGATGGTGCGGAAATCCGAAGGTCGATACTGGCAGCAAGCTCGGTATGTGGCGGTGGATGCCGATGGCGGACTTCGGGTGGTCGCGGAGACACAAGGCAACGAACGGTATTCCGACACGAGACGTGACAGTCCCGTGTTGTTTGGGCACCGGACATTGGAGGCGGCGACCGCACACCGTCTCGTCGTCGCCGAAACTGACCAGGGATCCATCTCGGTATTCGACTGGAGCGGTGCGCCTGTCGCCAGTATTCCCATGCCGGCCGGCGTCAGGCTGTCCGCAGGCCAAGTGCGGATGGGGCGAGAGTCCGAGGCGTCGCAGCGGCAGCAGCAAAGGGGATGGCTCATTGAGGCCGCTGAGGACGGCAGGTTCCCGTTCCCGCCGTCGGACGTAAAGGAGCGACTCCTCTCCCTTGTGCCGGACTGGCCGGCAAACGAAGTGGCGCCCCCGATCGATGAGATGCTAACGGACTTCGATTCGAGACTCTGGGTGAGAGATTATCGGCTTCCCGGTCAGGATAGCGTAACGTGGCGAGTGTGGGACATCGACCGGGAGCGGCTGCTGTTCACGGTGAGCATGGATGGTGAGGACCGGTTGCTCGACGCGCGAGGCGACGCAGTGTTGCTGCGCCGATTGGATCCATTCGACGCTCACCAGGTTGTGGTTACTCCGCTTCGCCCCGAGCAGGCCAACGGAGGGACTTAGCGGGCTGCTAGTCCCCGAGCAGGTCGAGGATCGCGGACTTCGAGATCAGTTCCGAGAAGACGTGCGGCTCCCGGTCCGGCCGGTAGAGCACGTAGAAGGGGATGCCGTAGCGGCCGAAGTCGGCCAGGTAGCGGCTGATCGAATCGTCGCGCCGCGTCCAGTCGGCCCGCATGGCGATGACGTCGTATTGGTCGAACGCCCCGGCCACTTCCTCCGTCTCCAGGAAGAGCGTCTCGTTGATCTTGCAGGTGAAGCACCAGTCCGCCGTCACGTCGACGAACACGTAGGTGCCCTCGGCCGCGAGCCCCTCGGCCCGCTCGCGGTCGAAAGGCTGCCAGGCGATCAGGCGGTCCTCCGGCGCGACGCCGATCGTCGAGGGCCCCGCTTCGGACCGCCCCGCGGCCACGGTGGAGACGGCCACGACCGTCAGCGCCGCCGCGGCGAACCCGGCGAGGTGGCGCGCCGCCCGCCCCCGCTGCGCCCGGCTCGCCAGCCAGATCGCGAGGGCCACGGCCAGCAGCCCGATCTCGAAGAAGGCCACGCGCGGCGCCGACACCAGGCCCGACATGACGAAGAGGAGCCAAACGAGCGTCGCCGCGAGCAGGAACCCCATCACCACGCGGAAGGTCGCCATCCACGCCCCCGGCCGCGGAAGCACGCGCCCCGCCGCCGGGAACGCCGCCAGGAGCAGGTACGGAGACGCCATCCCGGTGCCGATCGCGCCGAACATCGCGGCCGTCGTGACCGAGTCCTGCGTGAGCGCGAAGCCGAGCGCCGTCCCCAGGAAGGGGGCGGAGCAGGGCGTCGCCATCAGCGTGGCGAAGAAACCGGTCACCAGGTGCCCCGCGAGCCCCTCGGATGGACCTGACGAGCCCACCTTCGCCAGCGTCCCCGGGAGATGGATCTCGAACAGCCCCCACATGTTGAGCGTGAAGAGCAGGATCACGACCGCGAGCGCCCCGACGAACACCGGCTCCTGGAACTGGATCCCCCAGCCCACCGCGACGCCCGCCGCGCGCGCCCCGATCGCGGCCCCCGCCAGCAGCAGGAAGGAGAGGATGATCCCGGCCGCCGTGGCGAGGCTCCCCGTCGTGAGCGCGCGCCGGCCCCCCTCGGCGCTCTTCAGCAGCCCGAACACCTTGAGCGAAAGCACGGGCAGCACGCACGGCATCGCGTTCAGGATCAGCCCGCCCAGGAAGCCCAATAGCACGAACCAGAGGAAGCCCCGTCCGGCGCCCCCGACCTGCGATCCGCCGCCGCCCGTCGAGGCGGTCGCCGCCGCGAAGAACTCGGGGTTCGCGACTTCTCCTCCGGCGTCGATCGTCAGCCCCACCGTGGCCGGCGTCGTCACCGGCGCGAGGCACATTTTGTCGTCGCACGCCTGGTAGGTGACGTTCGTCCGGATGGGGTAGGTGCCGGTCGCCGCTCCCGCCGGCGTCGGCAGCGCGGTCCGGATGAAGATCTCGCCCTCGTACACGGAGATGGCGGTGGGCGCGAACTCGAAGCGCTTCATCTCGCCCGGGGGATAGCGAGGCGTCTCTGGCGCGGGCCAGTCCGGCGGCGCCTCGATCTCGATCTCCGTCGCGATCAGGTAGTCGTAGGTCGGTTCGTAGCTGTTCGTGTGCCAGCCGTCCTCGATGGTGAGGCGCACCGCGAGTTCGGCGGGCTCGCCGGCGAGGTAGGCGGTGCGGTCGAGGGCGACGGCGATGTCTCCCTTCTCGAGATCGAACGCCCCCTGCCGGGGAAGCTGCGCCGCGCCCGGGTCCGGGAGGAGAAGTCCCGCGGCCGCGGCCCACACGCACGCGAAAACCGGCCAAGCGCGCCGAACTCCGCCGCGTTCCCTTCGAGCAGGCCGTGGCAATAGCCGTCCTGCTCTCCCGCCTCTCGAACCGACCCTCATTCGTCCCGATCCCCTGAACTCGAGCTTCCGACAACCCGGCCGGGAAATTAGCCGCCCGGCCCCCGCGTCAAAACACCCGCCCTGCCCGTCGCGATGGGCGCGCGCGCTGGACACCCGCGATGGACCCCCGCGATGGACCCCCGCGATTGACGCCCGCAATCGCCGCGGACCACTCTTGAAGGAACGAGGAACGTCCCGCGACACCGGAACCGGAGGCCGACATGAAACGCTGGGGTCTGTTGCTGCTGAGAGTGAGCACGGGGTGGCTGCTGGTGATGTGGGGGCTCGACAAGTTCGTCAACGTGGAGCACGGCCAGCGCGTGGCCGAGAGCTTCTACCTCGGGATCGGTTCGCAGGCGGTCGTCCAGAACGTGTTCGGCGGCCTGGAGATCGCCCTCGGTCTGCTTGTGGTGGCGGGCCTGTTGAGGAAGTGGGCGTACCCGGCGGCGTTCGTCGTCCTCCTCATCACGGCGCTCGCCGTGTGGCGGTCGATCCTCGATCCGTGGGGCTGGGTCCTCGAGGGATCGCAGGTCCTCTTCTATCCCTCGATCATCGTTCTCGCCGGCTCCATGGTCCTGTGGGGCACGATGGATCAGGACGAACTGACGCTCGACGCCCGCATGGGCTGACCTGCTCGGCCCCGCCCGGCGCGTTTCGAGGCGACGCGCCGGGCGAGTCGGGAATCAGCCGTGCTCCGGCTCGGGCCGGTGGACCCTTCCGAGCCGCCACATGCCGATGGCGACCAGCACAGCGACGATCGGCAGGCCGGCCGCCCCCGTGAGGACGATCAGCGAGGCCATCGTGAAGGCGACCCCGGCGGCGATGAGGCCCGTGAGGAGCCAGCCGCCAAGCACCACCATGATGCCCGTCACGCGCTGACCACCGTCCGTGGTCGTCCAGGTTCGGTCCCCGAAAGAGGCGCCCATCGCGGCCATGAACGTGATGTACGTCGTCGACAGGGGCAGCTTGTTGGCCGTGCCGATGGAGATGAGCATCGCCGCGACGGTCAGATTCACGCTCGCGCGCAGCAGATCGTACGGAGGATCGTCCGCGTCCGGCGGGGGCGGTGCGGTCTGCGTCTCGATATGCTCCCGGATCCTGCGCGGCGTGAGGCGCTTGGCGAGGAGGAAGCCGGAGTATCCCCACGTCGCGATCGACGTACCCAGCTTGCTGTCGCGGAAGCGCTGAGGTGTGTGGCTCTGCGCGGCGAGCCGGATCTCAGTGTCCGTCACGCGACGCGCTTTCCGCGACCTGATGAGCGCCACGGCCATGACGACGCCCGCCGCCAGCAGCGCCCACGGCGGCGTCGGCACCCGGCCGGAGAGGTCGACCCCTTCCACGAGCACCGCCTGGAAGGCCGCGACCGACGGACCGATGAAGTTGACGAGGTCGTTCCCGGCGAATGCCATGGACAGCGCGCCCGTACCGGTGAGCACGATGACGCCGACCACCGTCCTGGGTCGCCGCCGCAACGCGAGCGCAAACAGGCTCGACAGGACGAACACTCCGGCGAGGATCAGGACGATCTGCTCGCGCAGCATCGTCATCGTCTCCTCACCGAGAAGCGCGGCGCCCTGCAGACCCTTGAACAGCACGAAATAGCCCATCGCCGAGAACGAGACGCCGGTCCAGAGCCAGCCCCAGCGCGGAAAGCTCTCCTTCAGGTCGAATCCGTACAGGATCCGTACCAGCCACATGATCCCCGCCGCGCTCACAAAGGCGGTGATCACGGAGAGGAAGATGGCGGTGTAGATGCCGAGTACCGGCCCGCTGTTGATCACCTCTACCGCCTCCCGAAACCCGCCCGCCGTGGTCCAGAAGGCGACCGCGATCGAGGCGCCCACGAGTTCCGACACGATCGACACCGTCGTGCTCGTCGGCAGCCCGAAGGTGTTGAACAGATCCAGGAGGAGGACGTCCGCCGCCATGACTCCGAGGTAGAGTGCGAGAATCGAGGTCAGGATGATCGTCCCGTCCACGTCGGTGAAGAAGCCGGGGTCGAACACGCCGCGCCGCGCCACCTCCATGAGGCCGCTCGACGTGAACGCGCCGAGGAGGATCCCGATCGTGGCGATGATCATGATGAGGCGCCGCCGCGCCACCCGGGACCCGAACGCCGAGTTCAGGAAGTTCACCGCATCGTTCGCGACCCCGACCCAGAGGTCGAAGGTGGCGAGCCCGAGAATCAGAAGCAGAGCAATCGTTTCGAACAATGGATCAACGCCTGGCTGGGGCTGCGGACGTCCGGAGCCGGGTCACCGCGAGGTGTCGCGCACGGCACTTTCAGCGCCAACCCTAGGCCGATTTCGCCACGGGGCAAGCACCGTGACGAGACTGTTACCTCAGCGGCCTCCAGCCCGTGTCCTGTTCCTGTCTTCGCGTCATTTTGGTATCCTCTGAAAGTTGCAATCCGAACGGCACACCCCGATCAAACCCCAGGAGCTGAAATGCGGGTCCCCCCATTCCTGATGGAGCGGTGGCAGTCGACGTTCGAGCACCGCGTGGACTACAACCTCTCCGAGAGCGGCGTGCATCCGCTCACGCTGTCGGAACTGCTGGAACTCATCGACCTGGACCCGGGCGGCGTCCGCCTGGAGTACGGACAGAGCGATGGGTCGGATCCGCTGAAGGCCGTGATCGCCGACCTGTACGAGGGGGCGCTCGCCGACAACATCATCGTCACGACCGGCGGGGCCGAAGCGAATTATGTCGTACTCTGGAGCCTGGTGTCGGCCGGGGACCGGGTCGTGGCCCTGGAACCGACCTACGGCCAGACGCCCGGGCTCGCGCGAGGACTGGGCGCGGACATGGTCTCGTGGAAGCTCGATGAAGCGCGTGGTTGGCAGCCTGCACCGGGAAGCGCCGCGGAAGTCATCACGCCGGGGACGCGCCTCGTCATCGTCACGAATCCGAACAACCCGACGGGAGCCGTCCTCACGGGCGCGGCCATGGACGAGATCGTCGATGCGGCGGAGGCGGTCGGGGCCTGGATTCTGGCGGACGAGGTCTACATCGGGGCGGAGGTCGAGGGCCCGGAGACGCCGAGCTTCTGGGGCCGCTACGACCGGGTGATCGTGACGGGCTCGCTCTCGAAGGCTTACGCGCTTCCGGGTCTCCGGCTCGGTTGGATCACGGCGCCGGCCCACATGCACGAGGAGTTCTGGAGCCGGAAGGACTACACGACGATCACGCCGGCCACTCTCTCCGACGTCGCGGCGCGCCGCGTGCTGAGCGCCGATGTGCGCCCCCGCGTACTCGAGAGGACGCGCGGGATCATCCGCGCCAATGTCGCTCGCGTCACCCGCTGGCTGGACGACCGCTCGGACCTGTTCTCGTACCGGGCCCCGGATGCCGGCGCGATCTGCTACGTGCGCTACGGTCTCGACATCAACTCGACGGAGCTGGCGGAACGGCTGCGGGCCGAGCGGGGTGTCCTCGTCGTCCCCGGAGACCACTTCGGGATGGACCACTACCTGCGGATCGGCTTCGGAAACCCGGCCGCGGAACTCGACGAGGGGCTCGACCGGGTGGCGGCCCTTCTCGAGGAGGCCTGCGCCGCGGTGGCATAGGGACACGACAAGGGGTTCCAGGGTGCGGGCGACGGTCGAGGTCGAAGTCAAGCTGGCGGGAAGCGCGGCCGAGCTGTCCGCGGCGT encodes:
- a CDS encoding thioredoxin family protein → MWAAAAGLLLPDPGAAQLPRQGAFDLEKGDIAVALDRTAYLAGEPAELAVRLTIEDGWHTNSYEPTYDYLIATEIEIEAPPDWPAPETPRYPPGEMKRFEFAPTAISVYEGEIFIRTALPTPAGAATGTYPIRTNVTYQACDDKMCLAPVTTPATVGLTIDAGGEVANPEFFAAATASTGGGGSQVGGAGRGFLWFVLLGFLGGLILNAMPCVLPVLSLKVFGLLKSAEGGRRALTTGSLATAAGIILSFLLLAGAAIGARAAGVAVGWGIQFQEPVFVGALAVVILLFTLNMWGLFEIHLPGTLAKVGSSGPSEGLAGHLVTGFFATLMATPCSAPFLGTALGFALTQDSVTTAAMFGAIGTGMASPYLLLAAFPAAGRVLPRPGAWMATFRVVMGFLLAATLVWLLFVMSGLVSAPRVAFFEIGLLAVALAIWLASRAQRGRAARHLAGFAAAALTVVAVSTVAAGRSEAGPSTIGVAPEDRLIAWQPFDRERAEGLAAEGTYVFVDVTADWCFTCKINETLFLETEEVAGAFDQYDVIAMRADWTRRDDSISRYLADFGRYGIPFYVLYRPDREPHVFSELISKSAILDLLGD
- a CDS encoding DoxX family membrane protein, producing MKRWGLLLLRVSTGWLLVMWGLDKFVNVEHGQRVAESFYLGIGSQAVVQNVFGGLEIALGLLVVAGLLRKWAYPAAFVVLLITALAVWRSILDPWGWVLEGSQVLFYPSIIVLAGSMVLWGTMDQDELTLDARMG
- a CDS encoding inorganic phosphate transporter — translated: MFETIALLLILGLATFDLWVGVANDAVNFLNSAFGSRVARRRLIMIIATIGILLGAFTSSGLMEVARRGVFDPGFFTDVDGTIILTSILALYLGVMAADVLLLDLFNTFGLPTSTTVSIVSELVGASIAVAFWTTAGGFREAVEVINSGPVLGIYTAIFLSVITAFVSAAGIMWLVRILYGFDLKESFPRWGWLWTGVSFSAMGYFVLFKGLQGAALLGEETMTMLREQIVLILAGVFVLSSLFALALRRRPRTVVGVIVLTGTGALSMAFAGNDLVNFIGPSVAAFQAVLVEGVDLSGRVPTPPWALLAAGVVMAVALIRSRKARRVTDTEIRLAAQSHTPQRFRDSKLGTSIATWGYSGFLLAKRLTPRRIREHIETQTAPPPPDADDPPYDLLRASVNLTVAAMLISIGTANKLPLSTTYITFMAAMGASFGDRTWTTTDGGQRVTGIMVVLGGWLLTGLIAAGVAFTMASLIVLTGAAGLPIVAVLVAIGMWRLGRVHRPEPEHG
- a CDS encoding aminotransferase class I/II-fold pyridoxal phosphate-dependent enzyme codes for the protein MRVPPFLMERWQSTFEHRVDYNLSESGVHPLTLSELLELIDLDPGGVRLEYGQSDGSDPLKAVIADLYEGALADNIIVTTGGAEANYVVLWSLVSAGDRVVALEPTYGQTPGLARGLGADMVSWKLDEARGWQPAPGSAAEVITPGTRLVIVTNPNNPTGAVLTGAAMDEIVDAAEAVGAWILADEVYIGAEVEGPETPSFWGRYDRVIVTGSLSKAYALPGLRLGWITAPAHMHEEFWSRKDYTTITPATLSDVAARRVLSADVRPRVLERTRGIIRANVARVTRWLDDRSDLFSYRAPDAGAICYVRYGLDINSTELAERLRAERGVLVVPGDHFGMDHYLRIGFGNPAAELDEGLDRVAALLEEACAAVA